In Nicotiana tabacum cultivar K326 chromosome 19, ASM71507v2, whole genome shotgun sequence, one DNA window encodes the following:
- the LOC142173748 gene encoding uncharacterized protein LOC142173748 has translation MQGLSVQKSVSYSDLCMFPHVHLPVGFKTPKFEKYDGHGDLIAHLKRYCNQLRGAGGKEELLMAYFGEILTGIMSEWYMDQDISHWHIWDDLARDFVRPFQYNVDIAPNRNSLTNFKKKIAESFREYAIKWREQAARVKSPMDETEMVNIFLQAQEADYFQNMMSAMGKPFAEAIKIGEMVENSLKTSQIISQSALRATYQATQNGSGGLENRKKREEGAMMVSGSRDPRRSRDHSYLPPRTTQHYYPHQDAAYVVAPPPYAVMNAQPYTRPQQHYNQNRAPLPRNNHPHQAPYNPRPPQNNYQHNTRPCEPPKRNDFTPIGESYSSMFPKLIQMGLLQPVPLNWQNPKSPSYRPDTRCAYHSGAEDHDTEDCWTLKRAVENLIEQK, from the coding sequence ATGCAAGGCCTGAGTGTCCAAAAGAGTGTCTCGTACTCTGATCTATGCATGTTTCCTCATGTTCATTTGCCCGTTGGCTTTAAAACGCCAAAATTCgaaaagtacgacgggcacggagACCTGATCGCTCATTTGAAAAGATATTGCAATCAGCTGAGAGGGGCGGGTGGAAAAGAAGAACTTTTGATGGCATATTTCGGGGAGATCTTGACGGGAATTATGTCagaatggtacatggaccaagaCATCTCCcattggcatatatgggatgacttAGCCCGAGATTTCGTTAGGCCATTTCAATACAATGTTGATATAGCTCCAAATAGGAATTCCTTAAccaatttcaagaagaaaatCGCGGAAAGTTTCCGTGAATATGCTATCAAGTGGCGTGAGCAAGCAGCCAGAGTGAAATCGCCTATGGATGAGACAGAAATGGTCAATATTTTCTTGCAGGCCCAAGAGgccgattactttcagaacatgatgtctgccaTGGGCAAACCTTTTGCAGAGGCCATAAAAATCGGAGAAATGGTAGAAAATAGCCTGAAAACTAGCCAAATCATAAGTCAATCTGCTTTGAGAGCCACCTACCAAGCCACCCAGAACGGCTCGGGAGGTTTAGAAAATCGAAAGAAGAGGGAAGAAGGAGCCATGATGGTTTCGGGTTCGAGAGACCCCCGTCGATCCCGTGATCATTCTTACCTGCCTCCCAGAACcacacaacactactacccccatcaaGATGCAGCATATGtcgtggcaccgcctccctatgcggtgatgaatgccCAACCCTATACACGGCCACAACAGCACTACaaccaaaatcgagctccacttCCCAGAAATAACCATCctcaccaagctccatataacccCCGCCCACCACAAAATAACTACCAACATAATACACGCCCATGTGAGCCTCCCAAGAGAAATGacttcacccctattggtgagtCCTACTCTAGCATGTTTCCAAAATTAATCCAGATGGGCCTATTGCAACCTGTGCCTCTAAACTGGCAAAATCCGAAATCTCCATCATACCGGCCCGATACCAGGTGTGCCTATCATTCGGGGGCAGAGGATCATGATACAGAGGATTGTTGGACTCTCAAGAGGGCAGTTGAGAATTTGATAGAACAAAAATGA